AGCTCCCACCCACACCCGTTTCCCACGGTGCCGGAACCTAAAAACTCACCCGGATAGAGCGTCTCTGACTGTGAAACGAACGAAATCATTTCTTCAAATGAGTAATACATATCCGAGGTATTGCCGTCTGCCCAGACTTCGCCGTTGACTCTGGCGATCATTCGGAGGTTGTAGGGATCACCGATTTCATCGGGTGTAACGAGGCAGGGTCCCATGATGTTGCTGTTATCGAAATCCTTGCCTTTGGCGGGACCGAGTGCCAGCGTCATGTGTCGAAATTGAATGTCCCGCGCACTGATGTCATTGTAAATCGTGTAACCGGCAATATACTCGGAGGCTTCTGCTACGGAAATGTTTTTCCCGGTTTTGCCGATATAGACCCCCCACTCCAGTTCAAAATCGAGTTTCTGGGTATAGTTGGGCCAGGTAACAACGGTTTCGTGTCCAGCGATGGAGGACGGACTCGTGCTGCCGCGGTAGTAGTTGGGCAGTTTGAACCATTCAGGTGAAATTTCTTTACCGGTAATCCGCGCAGCAGCGTCCATGTGGGTTTTGAAGACACCGAAATCCCGCAGGCTCGCAGGGCATGGAAACGGCGCGAGCAGCTGCACATCAGCAACGCGGACAGCGGCATCGGATAGGTCTGTGCGTTCAATGTACCCTTGCGCATCGGCGATGCAATTCTGTTCAAAGAATTGGGACATATCTGGGGCAACAGCAGTGAGGTCAATAATCTGATCCCTATCGATCCACGCGCCGAGTTTTGGTGTCGTGTTCGTCGATTTGGTTTGAAAGGTAACGAGTTTCATAGGCGTTCTTCTTAAGACGATCGCGATTCCTTATTCAAATAATTGTGTGGTGTTGATTATACGATAGATGCATTTAGAAATCAAGACTTTTTTGAAAAGGATTTTCGTTGCGTATGAGATGGAGATATGGCATAATTAGCCCTATACCTTTACCTGTAGTCGCGGTAGGTTCCTGTTGTCGGTAGATCGAACACAAGGGGGAATGAACATGGTTACCCGGGAAGAGATTCAAGCGACCTGTGATGATATCGTGCGCGAGTTCGCACCGCTCCAAATTGTTCTGTTCGGTTCTTATGCGTATGGCACTCCGAGGGAATACTCGGATGTTGATTTGTTGATAGTGATGCCGGGCTCAAAATCAGAGACTCGCAAGCGAGAGAGGGAGATTTATGGGCGTATTCCGCACCGCTTTCGTATGGACTTGCTCGTGCGTTCGCCTGAAGAGATTGCGTATCGTCTCTCATATAACGACTGGTTTCTCCACGAAGTCACTGAAAAGGGTGAAGTACTCTATGAATCTGCCAATTTTCTCTTGAAACCCCCGAAGAAGGAACAGTGTGCTATGAATCCGTTGACATGGGAATGGGTGGAGAACGCTGAAGAAGATTATATTGGGATGCGACAGCTTCAGCAAGGGCAGCATCCGCTATATAACATTGTATGTTTCCATGCCCAGCAATGTGTTCAGAAGTATCTAAAGGCGTGGCTGCAAGAGGCAAATATTCCGTTTTCGAGGACGCACGATTTGAAGGAGTTGTTGGGACTGATTGTTCCGTCTGTCCCGATTTGGCAGGTGTGGGAACCGGACTTTTCATCGCTTTCTAAGCATGCGGTAGCAACTCGCTATCCCGGTGCCTCCGCTACAGCAGACGATGCCGAGTATGCGGTGCGCGTCTGCGATGAGGTTCGGCGATCCGTGCGCGAGCAGTTAAAACTACCGCTTGATGTGGAAAATAACTAAGGGAGTTTAGGTTTTATTAGTAGATGTGCTGGTGGCGGTTCGCCTGTCAATGTCTCTAAAAACTCGACAAGGTCTCTTTTTTCCTGTTCGCTGAGATGGAGGGGTTCTACTGGGGCTGCGCTCCTGCCGACAAATTCGTTTGTGGTGCCACCTGCGTCGTTGAATTCAATGACAGAGGCGAGTGTTGGAAATTCGCCAGTGTGGAAGTAGGGCGGCGTGAGTGCGACGTTACGGAGGGTTGGCGTTTTGAATTCACCTTGGTGTTCCAGTCTTGGCTCCAGCAAATTCAACGTGTTTGCAGCATCCGCCCTTGAATCGCTATAAATGCCTGCACTGTTAAACGGATCGGCTAAGAGTTTCGCGATGCCTTGGAAACGTCCCGTGTCTTCCGGTAACGGTCCTTGGGGTATCCCCAAGTTATGAAAATCGTCATCTCTGAAATGTGGGGTGCCATGGCAGAGGACACAGACCCCTTTTCCGATGAATATCTTTAAGCCGCGTTTCGCTTCAATTGTGATCGCTTCTTCATCGCCTGCTACATACCGATCAAACGGGGCGTTCCGACGAATCAAAAGGCGTTCGTAAGCTTCAATTGCCTTACCGATGTTTGCGAAGACGGTGTTCACAGCAATCTGATCCGCTTCAGACATGTTATCAAACGCCCTATCGCCAGGTTTACCCTGAGGTGGGAAACGTGTGGCATCTTTAAGCTCAGGAAGTGCCCCGAAAACGGTTTCGTATTTTGCTGCATAATGTCGTTTGATGAGGTGTGCGTACTGAAGTCGTGTACCTGCTTGTTCTTCCTCCCCTTCGAATGCAAACAGTGCTTGTGTCCAGAGCGTCTCGGCACGTCCGTCCCAAAATTGCCACTTGTTATAGGCTGCATTGAGGACAGTTGGGGCGTTTCTTGTGCCGCGTCTATTGCCCAATGAAGTGCCTTCAACATCAGCGAAGCCGTGGAAGGGGGAATGGCATGTTGCGCAGGAAATTGTGCCTTCCTTTGAGAATCGAGCATCGAAGAAAAACATCTGCCCTAACTGTGCCGCATCTGGATTATCAGCGAAGCGATTTGTGGGGCTGGGTGGGGGTTTGTCAGGTAGCGGCGATAGGCTTTCAATCACTGCCCATTCGTTCTCGGTAAAGAGATTGAGCGTCTCTGTGAGGTGTTCTGGCTCAGATTCGGGGTGTATCTCCTCAATACTTTCCTCACCGCACCCAAAGAGAAGTAAGGCGACGCTGCCTATAATCCAGATGGTTATGATACGCATATTGACGCTTCCAAGAGACGAGATGTGCAGATAGCATGTGCTATACCGTCAAGGACAGGAACAGCTCCTCAAGAGACATTTCAGTCGTGTGCATTTCAAGCAGTTGCCACCCGCGTTTGACGATGGTCGCTGCGACTGCTGCACGGATGTCGGTTGCCAGTGTATAGTAAAGGTGGAACGTCGCTGTGTCATCCGTATCGGTATTGATCTGCTCGACTTGAATCACGTTTGGGATGTCGTGGAGGACGGCGGATACATCGTCTGCTGATGCTCCTGCTATCTCAACTGCGAGAATGGAGGAGGCAGCTTGCGAATTCTCTGGACTATTGGTGGATTCATCGTCTTGTCTGGGGACAGCGCGTCCCTCTTTCAACAGGACATCCCCCGTAATTTTACCGCGGCTGATGATAATCAACCGTTCGCATGTGAGACTGGCTTCGGGTAAGATGTGCGTGCTGAACAGGATAGTCCGTTCCCTGCCGAGTGCTTTGATTAGTTCACGAATTTCGACAATCTGCCGTGGGTCTAATCCAGAAGTGGGTTCATCGAGAATTAGGACATCTGGTTCGTGAATGAGTGCTTGTGCTAAGCCAACGCGTTGTCGGAAACCGCGAGAGAGTTGCCCGATAATCTGGTGGCGGCGTTCGGTAAGCCCACATGCCTCGATAGCGGTATCCAGTTGCCCGTTGATATTGCTACGCGGGACGCTCCGGATCTTTGCCATATACGTCAAGTACTTCGTTACCGTCATTTCCGGATAGAGCGGAACGTTTTCGGGGAGGTAACCGATGCGTTTCCGGACCTCTCGCGACTCTTTAAAAACATCATATCCGGCGACGGTAACGCGTCCGCTACTCGCTGGCATAAAACAGGTGAGGATTCGCATTGTCGTTGTCTTTCCTGCGCCATTGGGACCGAGGAAGCCGACAATTTGCCCCTTGTCTACTTGGAAGGAGATGTCTTTGAGTGCTTGGAAAGGACCGTAGTTTTTGGTAATATTTTCAACTTCAATCATTTTTTAACTTCGCCCTGACGGGAGTTATCACCAAGTGAAACTTGGCATTCATAGTTCTTAAAAAAAACCGCATCGCGCCGATGTTGCGATGCTGCCTCCAGGGGTTAAGGTTTTTTCAATCGCTCCGTTGAATACTGAAGTTTAAATCCCGATCTCTGCCCAGTAGATACAGATTGTTATCTGGATTAACGGCTTCTGATTCAGCGACGACATCCGGTAAGTCAACCGGGACCGATTTCACATCAACTCTGTCGGGATATACCAGGACCTGTCGCCACATCATCGGATAACAGATAATGCCAGAGGAGACGATACACAGCATGCCTTGTTCCCTGAAGACGCGATTGAGGTGCAGATGTCCACAGAAAAATGCCAAAATTTGTCTCTCAAAGGGAGCGGTAATTTCGAGGACCTCTGCGGAGTTGGCAACCCTTGAACCAATTCCTTGGAATTCGACGTTCGGAAACGGGAGTTGATGTGAAAAGATGAAAACCTCTTCGTTGTAATCACGTGCTCTTTTCAATTCGCGCTCTGCCCACGCCAGTTGGTTCGTGCTGATATACCCGTGTGTGAGGTCTTCGGGAACCTCCTGCGAATCGAGGAGGATAAATCGGATATTTTCGTGCACAAAACTGATGGAACCCATGCCGTTGGTGCTGAAGTGTGCCAAATAGTGGTCTTTAGAACCGGTTTCGGGATGCAAATCATGGTTACCGGGGATGTAATAGCAGGGGGCATTTAGGCGTTGCCCGAGTTCTTGTGCGCCCTCAAGTGTGGCTTCAAATTCCTCTGCGGACATGCCGAAACTTTGACCCCCACACACAACGTCCCCACCGTGAATGACAAAGGCAGGCTCAAACGCGTTCAGTTGTTCAACCAGCTTTTCGTAAAGTTGCAGACTCTTTTTTTGTTGCTGAAGTCCGCTGGCGAAATTTCTTGGGGCGTTTAGGTACAGATGCGTGTCCGTAATAAAGGCAAATTTAAAAAGTATCATGACATATCTCGTCTTTCGATAAGGCTTCCTATCTGTACGGGCTGGGTAACCCAACCCCTACGGTAACACAGATGTTCTTGACGGACGAGAGTTCCTGGGGAAATACCCACGCAAAAACAACTCACCTGCGCCGCGCCTACCGACACTATGATAATCAGGAATGCATACGTTTAGATAAAATTGCGACATACGTCGGTGTATCGGCTGCGTCAATGTAGCGTTCAATCCACCACGCTGTTCCGTCAAGGATGTCTTCGATCTCCGACTTTGAAACAAACAGATAATCAAACCACGGGGTGGTATATTGTCGGTAACGAATTCGTAGTTTTAACTGACCGCTCATCCGTCCTCTATCTCGGTTGAATTGGTGATAGGCTAAATGACATGGTTCCTCTGTTTGATAAGGATCCATTGTTTCAGCGATAATTTTCGCGGTATCTGTTGTCATGGCGGCAAAGCGTTTCAAGAGCCACTTTGCTCTTTTACGGCTGCCGACGAGTCCGAAATTGTGGCCCATCATGAGAATCGTGTCGAAGGTGCCGATTTTGGAACTCAGCTGTGTGACAGATGTGACGAGGGCATTTTTGAGCCCGCGGCTTTGACAGATCTGGATGGCTAAGGGTGAGATGTCGGTTCCTAAAACATCAAGACCTTGTTCCTGAAGATAGATAGAATGCCGTCCTACCCCACATCCAATATCCAAGACGCTGCCTGTAGCGTGTGCTATTCCGGTTCTTTGGTGTTCAGCCCAGTCGTTATATTCAGCAAAGTAGTTAAAGGGTCCCAAACGGCTTACATCAATGAACCCGTCTTCTCTCTCCACAATTTCAACATTTTCTCTGCCGTTATGGTAATCTGAAAGCAGGTGCCCATAGGCATCTTGGATGTCACTTAGCACTTTACCGCTCCTTGATGTAACCTGTTGTGCCGTTTGGGTTGACCCATTCAGTCTCCCAATGCGTTTCAATGCCTTCACGCCATGTTTGGGCGGCTTCTGTCAATTCAGCAGTGAGTTCCGAGTGTTCATCTTTAAGGTTCTGTGTTTCACCCATATCGGTGTCGAGGTTTGCGAGATGCACATCATCCTCTGGAGGTGTGCCTTCTACCAATTGGCCGTTAAGCACCAATTTCCAATTACCCCGACGCACAGCAGTCTGCTTACCCATCTCCCAATAGATTTCTCGATGTGGTATGGATTCACCGTTTGTTACTGTAGGTAGGACATTAAGCCCATCTGGTTCGTAAGCATAAGGGTCTCCGCCTGCAGCGGCGAGGAAGGTCGGGAACACATCCATTGCTGCGCCGACTTCATTGATGACCTGTCCTGCCGGGATTCGCTGGGGCCAGTTCATGATTCCAGGGGAACGAATACCGCCTTCGTAGAGACTGAATTTATGTCCTTTCAGTTTACCAGCAGTGCCGCCATAATAGGGATCCTGTGTGCCATCTAACCAATTTCGGGTTTCGCGCGACGGACCGTTGTCACTCTGGAAATAGGAGAAGGTGTTTTCTGCGAGTCCGAGTCTCTCAAGTTCGGCGAAAATTTCGCCAACACTATCGTCAACGGCACTGAGCATCGCCGCCATAATCTGTCTGTCCCAGGGCAAATTTGGGAACCGATCTACATATTTTTCCGGTGCGTGCATCGGATAGTGCGGCGCGTTGTAAGGCACGTAAAGGAAAAAGGGTTTGCCGAGTTCAACGGATTTTCGGATATATCTGATGGCGTATTCGGTGATGAGTTCGGTGAAGTATTCACCATTCCGATATATCTCTTCGCCGTTTTCCCAGAGGTCATGTGTCTGGTCGATGCCGGGTTGTCCTAAGCCCCAATAGAAGATGTGTGAGAAGAAATCGATGCATCCTGCCATGAACCCGAACCAATCGTCGAATCCGTGATGTTCAGGGCGCGAACCTTCTACGAGCCCGAGATGCCATTTTCCCGACATCGCCGTGTAATAACCGCGCGCCTTCAATGCCGTTGCGAGTGACGGCACGGAAGGCGGTAACCCTGTAGCAGTGCGATGCCCTGCTAAAATCGAACGCACTCCCGCATGGCACGGGTATCGTCCTGTCAGTAATGCTGCGCGCGAAGGAGAACAGACGGGTGAATTTGAGTACCAATCCGTGAAGCGTGCTCCCTCTGTCGCCATTCTGTCGAGATGTGGCGTTTTGAAATCAGGCGCGCCCATGCAGGACAGGTCGCCGTATCCTTGATCATCGGTTAGAAAGATAATGAAGTTAGGTTGCATCTTTTAATTTTACCTTGCGGAGGAACAGCGTGCGTTTGGATTATAACGCGCGTCCCTCAAATCCGCCTGCGTGTTTTTGCTTGGGTATTTCTGCGTATTGTTGCAGGCTACGCGTTTCGGACTAACAAATACCTCTTAATTGACAACCGATCTTACTTTGTAGACTTACTTTTTCCAGAAGTTCCGATCGAGACTCCGATATTGTATGGCTTCAGAGATATGAACTGCCTCTATATGCGGGTTCCTCTCTAAGTCAGCGATGGTGCGGGCTACCTTCAAAATTCGGTCGTATGCCCGTGCGCTGAGTCCTAATTGGTTAATCGCGACCCGTAGCAGCTCTTGTGCTTGGGAATCAATTTTGCAGTATTCTCGTATCTGCTTAGATTCCATGCTTGCGTTGGCGTGTATTGTCGTGTCTGCAAAGCGTTGCTGTTGAATCTGCCGTGCCTTTTCAACCCGTTCTTGGACGTGTGCCGAGGGTTCGCCGGTTGTTTCGTTAGCAAGTTCTGCGTATTTCACCGCTGGCACTTCAACTTGGATGTCGATTCTATCTAAGAGCGGTCCAGAGATACGGGAGACGTAGTTTTGAATCTGAGTGGGTGAACACTTGCAATCTCTGGTCGGATCGCTGAAAAATCCGCAGGGACAGGGGTTCATGGCGGCGACGAGCATGAAGTTCGCTGGATAAGTAAGGGATGCGGATGCGCGGGAGATGGTGACTTGCCGGTCCTCAAGCGGTTGTCGCATGACTTCAAGGACGTTTCGTCGGAATTCAGGGAGTTCATCTAAAAAGAGGACACCGTTGTGTGCAAGACTCACTTCACCGGGACGCGGTATGTTTCCACCCCCGATTAAACCTGCGTCTGAAATTGTATGGTGGGGTGAACGGTATGGGCGCGTCACAACCAAAGGTGTGTCGTTCGGTAGAATACCGATGATACTTTGGATTTTCGTCGTTTCTAAGGATTCGTCGATAGACAGTCTCGGCAGAATGGATGGAATTCGCTTCGCTATCATGGTCTTTCCTGAACCGGGGGGTCCGATCATGATGAGGTTATGCCCACCTGCGGCGGCGACTTCGATGGCGCGTTTGACATGTTCCTGCCCTTTCACATCGAGCAGATCAAGAAGTGCGTCAGGATGTGCCTTGGGTCCGTGAGTGCTAAGCGTGTGGGGTTCTGGGGCGATCTCTTTCTCCGAATTGAGGAATGCAGCAGCCTCTGCTAAGCTTGTGACCGGATAGACGTTCACACCTTCCACAATCGCGGCTTCTTTCGCGTTTTCAGCTGGCAGGATGAGGTCTTGAATGCCATTCTCTTTTGCCGCGATAGCGATCGGGAGTCCACCTTGTATCCCGCGAATGCTGCCGTCAAGTGCGAGTTCGCCTAAAATTATTGCGTTTTCAAGTCTCGCGAGGTTTACTTGATTGGTAGCTCCCATAACACCGATTGCGATGGGAAGGTCAAACGCCGATCCCGCTTTTCGAATATCCGCAGGTGCTAAGTTCGCCGTGATTCGGGTCGGTGGGAAGTAGAAGTCAGAGTTCTTAATGGCGGCAGTAACCCGATCTCGACTCTCTTTGATGGCGTTGTCCGGTAAGCCAACAGTACTGAAAGCCGGCATTCCACCTGAGACATCTACCTCAACTTTCACGATGTAAGCATCGATTCCCAGCATTGCACTGCTTAGGACGGTTGCGAGCATATATGTGTTTCCTTCCGATTTGTAAGAGTTTCAGTGTGTTTTGTGAGCGTGTCTTTTGCAGCGGTGAGATTCAATGTCCAGCAAATTCTGACACTATTATATCACGCGGAAGATAACAGGTCAACGTTTTTCCACTAACTTGAATCTCCGGTGAGTTTGTGTAATGTTTGTAACTGCTTCTGATTGGCTATGACCAGCAAAGCGTCACCGGCTCCAATTTTCTTATCTCCAGGAGGATTATAGAGGAACGTCCCATCGTTATCATGGATTGCGATAACAACTAAACCGGTTTGTTCGTGGATGCTGGCGGCTTTGAGCAAGATCCCGTCCAAGGCGGCACCTGCCTGAATAATGGATTCGGTGAACTGGGCACCGTCTCGGTTTTGGGTAATATTTTCCAAAAACCCTACGAGTTGTGGTTGGAGGATGCCGGAGGCGAGGCGGAGTCCACCGATGTGATCCGGTAGGACGACCTCATCTGCGCCTGCAGTCATGAGTTTTCCGGGAGAATTGTCTTCGACGGCTTTAGAGGCGATCCTTAACCGGGGGTTCAGTTTTCTCGCAGAGATCACGACGAACAGATTATCTTGGTCACGGCTGAGGCATGTGACAAGCCCTTTGGCACGTTCAATTCCCGCCCGTATGAGCAATTCGTCATCGGTTGCGTCGCCGTGGAGGTATAGAAAGTTTCGTGTGTCAGAGAGGTGGAGGAGTCGCTCTTCCTCGAGTTCGATACCGACGAAATCTACTTCTGACTTTAGCATCTCGTCAAGCACATGGACCCCGGTATCGCCGAGTCCACAGACAATATAGTGGTTTGCTAATTTATCGACAGTTCGAACCATTTTTTGTTGTCGGAAAAAACTTTGTAGTTGCCCTTCAATCAGGAATGCGGTGGCGATCGTAACACTATAGGTGAACACGCCGAACCCGCCAATGAGTAGAAATAGGGTGAAAATTCGTCCAGCATCGCTCATCCCCATGTTCTCATAACCGACGGTTGTTAGGGTGATGACGGTCATGTAGATTGCATCGAGAAGTTGCCACTCCCCTTCGGGGTTATCCCTTTCGAGCAATAGGTAGCCGATCGTCCCGGTCCCGAGCAAGCCGATGAGCAGTGCCATGGCAAAGAGGATCTTGCGTTGATAATTCATTCTTGCTTTTCGTTTTAATTCTGATACTGCTTTTTAGCACTGCGTTTGACAGCAGGATTCGGATCGTGCCGCGCGAGGTCGAAGAGCGTGCGGTATGCTACTCTATCAAGCATTTGTGAACCAGACGGCTCCGCCGCGCGGACGGAACCCGTTTTCAATAATCCCTCTTGCACTGCTTAATGTTGTGCCGTGGTAGAATTCCATAGACGATTCTCCTTAAGCGTTTAAGGGAGTTAATCTAATTTACGGCAGATCCTTCATAAAAACCGACAGTGTTGAGGTTTGTCTCAGTGATTACTGAACCTTCGATTAAGATGGATTTTCAATGTTTTCCGTGGAGACCTCTTCCTCGGTTTCTTCAGTGTGTCCTTCTTGCTGTGTGACCGTTTCTTGTCTATTGATGGCACGGACATAGCCCATTCTGAGTTCATAGAGGGTATTTGCCAAGAAGTTGGATTCTGGGGCAGTGAGGTTTCCCTTCGTTTTTTCCTCAAGCATCTCAATCGTATCAATAATATGTTTCACGAGCGGGAGGTTCGTAACGACCTCGTCGGTTTCGGGGTTCGGGATTCCCTCTAAGTAGAGCCGTCCTGTTTCTACAAGGTTGGCAAGATAACTAATAAAATCGACAGAAGGAATTTGTTGACCTTCCGCCTGAGCCGTAGTTTCTTCCATATAGTACTCCTGATTCCAATTCGCCCTTTAGGGCGAGTCTATCACACGAAGGATTTCCCTATTCGTCGTCGAAGATGATGATTTGTGCAAGTAAACTTCCTGCTTGATTATTGTTATTTGGGCTTTCGTTCATTGCGAGGAAAATAACACCGTCACCGGGGGCGGGATTGTCGTAGCGTGAGCCAACAGCGAAGACGACATCTCCGATCTTAGCGATGAGCGCACCGATATTCGTGCCGGGAAGCAGGTAATCGCTGGAACCCGGGGTCTTCGGAACCCCGTCTCCACCGCACCATCCGGTCCGATTTTGCAAATCTGGTGACCACGCGCCTTCTGCATCGATAATCAATCGTTGCCCTTTTTCCACGCGCACGTAACTTTCCTGCCAAACGGGACTTGGGCGAGCCGTGCGGATAACTGTTAATGCCATAGATGCCTCCTTGTTATTAAACGCTTCGTAGTTCTAAAGTATTCCTTTAAAGACCACACTCGTGGAAAGTTGGAAGACTGGAAGGGAATTGGGTTGGATAGAAGGATGGGTACCCACTCTTCCCTTCTTCCGTTGTTCCGTTCCAGTTTCTTCCACGCTTCCTGTTTTCTTGCATGCCTTTACTCAGCGGGCATTCCCTTGTCTCGGATGGTAATGTTCGTAATCACGTCATCGACGACGATGCTGTCAACCACGTCCATCCCATTGGTGACTTTTCCGAAAATGGTGTAATCACTATCGAGGATCGCGTCCCCTCGGCAGATAAAGAATTCCGATGCGTAGGAAACGCTTGCACCCTCCTCTTTTGCCATAGCGACAACGCCTCGCGACATCTCTTGCGAACCGTTCTCAATGGGGAGTGTATCTCCAGCGGCAAGTTTTGAGCCTGCTTGGATAAGGAGTTCTTCTGCACGATTAAACTTCTCACCTTTGTAATACATCACCTGCGCGTTTTTGATGAAGTTCTTGGAAGTTTCCGGTGCTTCAGCTGCGAGAAATTCAAATTCAATGGTCCCCTTTGCCGTTTCAACGACCGCGACGACCGTTGCGGGATTGATCTGCGGTTTTGCCGCGGTTGTTGCGGTGCCTGTACCCGCGCGACGGGCACGCGGAACGGGGGCTGGCTTATCTTCTTGTGCGCAACTCAGCACAAAAGTAGCGAAGAATGTCGCTAAAATAAAAAGTGCTGCGGATGCGAACTGCCGATGTTGCTTATTCTGCTGTTGCCTGAACATATTTTGACTTCGCCTCCAATCGGATTTTGGTCATGACATCGCCGATTGATAACTGATCGACGACATCTATCCCTTGAATTACACCCCCGAAGGTAGTGTAGTTTCCGTCAAGATGGGGTTGGGGTTTCAAGCAGATATAGAATTGGCTCCCGGCTGAGTCTGGCACGGAGGGCCGAGCCATTGCCAATGTGCCTCTGACATGTGGGCGTTGGTTCGGGTTTGTGTACTCGTCGACAATAGTCCAACCGGGGCCACCTGTTCCATCGCCTTCTGGACACCCGCCCTGGATGATATTCAAACCGCGGGCATCGACTTTTCGATGAAATGTTAAGCCATCGTAAAACTTTTGATTAATCAGTTTGATGAAATTATCTACTGCCACAGGGGCAGCATCGGGGTAGAACTCGAGCACAAAAGTGCCTTTGTCGGTTGTGACGACCGCGACCTGTTCTTCAGGCGTTAGGTTCTGGCTGAACGGAAGCGCGCAGCCGATTACAGTCAGTAGTAAAAGAAAAAACGTTGGACTTTTATAAAGCAGATTTTGGTTCGTGAACTGCGCCAACAGATGGCGTGTTACTTTCATAACCCTCCTTTATTGTGCGGATTCATCGGTTTTGAGACGTGCCCAAACGGTTGTCAATTTGTCCTGTGCGTCAACATGCAGCGGGACAGGCTCTTCCATGTCTTTGAGCAATTCTGCTTTGGTTAAGGCATAGTTGTACACTTTGATTTCATCTAAGGCACCAGTGAGGAAGCGGCCACTTCCGCCGCGTGCACCGATAAAGAGCGGATCGTCATTGGGCTTTAGTTCACCCTTACACGGCATCTCCGCTTCAAGTTCGCCATCAATATAAAGTAGGATATCCTTACCATCCCATGTTCCGGCAAGGAAATGCCATTCTCCATCTTGGATACTGGGACCGATATTATCGTCGTTACACGGTTCGGGTAAGTCGAAGAATTGAAGGATTGTTCCGCCGTTATACAGGGCTGCAAGGTTATACAAACCGGAGACCCAAGCGACTCCTTTTTCAACGCCGCTCTGAATTGCCTCTCCCCCTTTAACAATCACCCAAAATTCAATGGTAATTCCGTTAACGATATCAAGGCTCGCATGATCGGGAATTTGACCGGAGGTTTTTCCATCGAATTCCAATGCTTGTCCGAAAACGCCGTCAATCAATTTCGGCTTCCCTTTAAAAGTTGCGTCATTACCAAATTCGGACCGATCCTTTGCAACGTCCCCATTTAATTCATCGAAGGAAAGATGCAAAACCAACTCTTGGGCACTGCAAACCGCTGAAAGGCTTATCAAAATGAGAGCGAGTAACCCAAATATAGCGCACTGTTTCAAATTACTACCTCCTGAAGTAGCATTATAAACGACATCTTTTCAGGTGTCAACAAAAATTGAAAATTTCTAAACGGTTGATACAATTTTAAGATAACAACAGTAAAAAAAAAAGTCAAGGGATAACCATTTTCTTGAAACAATTTTTCACTTGTGTTAGTATGAGGGTAAGTACTACCGCAAAGATGGAGGAATAGACAATGGGATGGACAAAGTA
This window of the Candidatus Poribacteria bacterium genome carries:
- a CDS encoding HEPN domain-containing protein; its protein translation is MNPLTWEWVENAEEDYIGMRQLQQGQHPLYNIVCFHAQQCVQKYLKAWLQEANIPFSRTHDLKELLGLIVPSVPIWQVWEPDFSSLSKHAVATRYPGASATADDAEYAVRVCDEVRRSVREQLKLPLDVENN
- a CDS encoding sulfatase-like hydrolase/transferase; protein product: MQPNFIIFLTDDQGYGDLSCMGAPDFKTPHLDRMATEGARFTDWYSNSPVCSPSRAALLTGRYPCHAGVRSILAGHRTATGLPPSVPSLATALKARGYYTAMSGKWHLGLVEGSRPEHHGFDDWFGFMAGCIDFFSHIFYWGLGQPGIDQTHDLWENGEEIYRNGEYFTELITEYAIRYIRKSVELGKPFFLYVPYNAPHYPMHAPEKYVDRFPNLPWDRQIMAAMLSAVDDSVGEIFAELERLGLAENTFSYFQSDNGPSRETRNWLDGTQDPYYGGTAGKLKGHKFSLYEGGIRSPGIMNWPQRIPAGQVINEVGAAMDVFPTFLAAAGGDPYAYEPDGLNVLPTVTNGESIPHREIYWEMGKQTAVRRGNWKLVLNGQLVEGTPPEDDVHLANLDTDMGETQNLKDEHSELTAELTEAAQTWREGIETHWETEWVNPNGTTGYIKER
- a CDS encoding cytochrome-c peroxidase — protein: MRIITIWIIGSVALLLFGCGEESIEEIHPESEPEHLTETLNLFTENEWAVIESLSPLPDKPPPSPTNRFADNPDAAQLGQMFFFDARFSKEGTISCATCHSPFHGFADVEGTSLGNRRGTRNAPTVLNAAYNKWQFWDGRAETLWTQALFAFEGEEEQAGTRLQYAHLIKRHYAAKYETVFGALPELKDATRFPPQGKPGDRAFDNMSEADQIAVNTVFANIGKAIEAYERLLIRRNAPFDRYVAGDEEAITIEAKRGLKIFIGKGVCVLCHGTPHFRDDDFHNLGIPQGPLPEDTGRFQGIAKLLADPFNSAGIYSDSRADAANTLNLLEPRLEHQGEFKTPTLRNVALTPPYFHTGEFPTLASVIEFNDAGGTTNEFVGRSAAPVEPLHLSEQEKRDLVEFLETLTGEPPPAHLLIKPKLP
- a CDS encoding ATP-binding cassette domain-containing protein, producing the protein MIEVENITKNYGPFQALKDISFQVDKGQIVGFLGPNGAGKTTTMRILTCFMPASSGRVTVAGYDVFKESREVRKRIGYLPENVPLYPEMTVTKYLTYMAKIRSVPRSNINGQLDTAIEACGLTERRHQIIGQLSRGFRQRVGLAQALIHEPDVLILDEPTSGLDPRQIVEIRELIKALGRERTILFSTHILPEASLTCERLIIISRGKITGDVLLKEGRAVPRQDDESTNSPENSQAASSILAVEIAGASADDVSAVLHDIPNVIQVEQINTDTDDTATFHLYYTLATDIRAAVAATIVKRGWQLLEMHTTEMSLEELFLSLTV
- a CDS encoding class I SAM-dependent methyltransferase — protein: MKALKRIGRLNGSTQTAQQVTSRSGKVLSDIQDAYGHLLSDYHNGRENVEIVEREDGFIDVSRLGPFNYFAEYNDWAEHQRTGIAHATGSVLDIGCGVGRHSIYLQEQGLDVLGTDISPLAIQICQSRGLKNALVTSVTQLSSKIGTFDTILMMGHNFGLVGSRKRAKWLLKRFAAMTTDTAKIIAETMDPYQTEEPCHLAYHQFNRDRGRMSGQLKLRIRYRQYTTPWFDYLFVSKSEIEDILDGTAWWIERYIDAADTPTYVAILSKRMHS
- a CDS encoding fumarylacetoacetate hydrolase family protein — protein: MKLVTFQTKSTNTTPKLGAWIDRDQIIDLTAVAPDMSQFFEQNCIADAQGYIERTDLSDAAVRVADVQLLAPFPCPASLRDFGVFKTHMDAAARITGKEISPEWFKLPNYYRGSTSPSSIAGHETVVTWPNYTQKLDFELEWGVYIGKTGKNISVAEASEYIAGYTIYNDISARDIQFRHMTLALGPAKGKDFDNSNIMGPCLVTPDEIGDPYNLRMIARVNGEVWADGNTSDMYYSFEEMISFVSQSETLYPGEFLGSGTVGNGCGWELDRWIQPGDVVELEVENIGMIRNQIGEPEVNPAGWTEKGL